The following are encoded together in the Pedobacter steynii genome:
- a CDS encoding RNA polymerase sigma-70 factor: MSGQPTSHSKGQIKIDESSFFHLYQTYWKKLYQLAYKYLGDVYRAEGAVQEVFTSIWQRKDKILLEEETVENYLVRAVRFRIARSYSDEIRKTKKMDELLSRQNNTDSHTEEQILYTFLRAEIDKLVNLLPERCKAVYDLSRNKGLNNREIALNLLISEKTVENQLTKALKFIRKGLEQYPIS; encoded by the coding sequence GTGTCAGGACAACCTACATCTCATTCAAAAGGCCAGATCAAAATTGATGAAAGCTCGTTCTTTCATCTCTATCAGACCTATTGGAAGAAATTATATCAATTAGCCTACAAATACCTGGGTGATGTTTACCGTGCAGAAGGCGCGGTACAGGAAGTCTTTACTTCTATATGGCAACGAAAAGATAAAATTTTGCTGGAGGAGGAAACGGTAGAAAATTACCTTGTCCGTGCCGTTCGTTTCCGCATTGCAAGAAGCTACAGTGATGAAATCCGGAAAACAAAAAAGATGGATGAATTGCTCAGCAGACAGAACAATACGGATTCTCATACTGAAGAACAGATATTATATACTTTTTTAAGAGCAGAAATAGACAAACTGGTTAATCTGCTTCCCGAGCGCTGCAAGGCAGTTTATGACCTCAGCCGCAACAAAGGCCTTAACAACAGAGAAATCGCATTAAATTTGTTAATTTCTGAAAAAACAGTAGAAAATCAACTCACGAAAGCTTTAAAATTCATACGAAAAGGGCTGGAACAATATCCCATTAGTTAA